One genomic window of Streptomonospora nanhaiensis includes the following:
- a CDS encoding MetQ/NlpA family ABC transporter substrate-binding protein: MNSELRKISGVLGAAALAVGLSACGSPSEQAAEEDSGGGDRTTLRVGATPVPHAEVLRFVQEELAADAGLNIQIVEFTDYNQPNAALAEGEIDANYFQTKPFLADYENGNPDADLTWVSDIHLEAFGLYSESLEEVGDIERGAEIAVPSDASNMGRALNLLDAEGVITLAEGAGETAGEGDIEENPKDVELVPVDAAQLPRSLADVDAAVVNGNFALEAGLAESANALAWEETEGSPYGNGLVVPAGQEDDENIAKLDELLHSEDVRAFMEEEWNGVVLPLEGGGES, encoded by the coding sequence ATGAACAGCGAGCTGCGAAAGATCTCCGGAGTGCTGGGCGCCGCCGCCCTGGCCGTGGGGCTGAGCGCGTGCGGGAGCCCCAGCGAGCAGGCGGCCGAGGAGGACTCCGGCGGCGGCGACCGCACCACGCTGCGCGTGGGCGCCACGCCGGTGCCCCACGCCGAGGTGCTGCGCTTCGTGCAGGAGGAGTTGGCCGCCGACGCCGGGCTGAACATCCAGATCGTGGAGTTCACCGACTACAACCAGCCCAACGCGGCGCTGGCCGAGGGCGAGATCGACGCCAACTACTTCCAGACCAAGCCGTTCCTGGCCGACTACGAGAACGGCAACCCCGACGCCGACCTGACCTGGGTCTCCGACATCCACCTGGAGGCGTTCGGGCTGTACTCGGAGTCGCTGGAGGAGGTCGGCGACATCGAGCGGGGCGCCGAGATCGCGGTGCCCAGCGACGCCTCCAACATGGGACGCGCGCTGAACCTGCTCGACGCCGAAGGCGTCATCACCCTGGCCGAGGGCGCGGGGGAGACCGCCGGCGAGGGCGACATCGAGGAGAACCCCAAGGACGTCGAGCTGGTCCCGGTGGACGCCGCCCAGCTGCCGCGCTCGCTGGCCGACGTCGACGCCGCCGTCGTCAACGGCAACTTCGCCCTGGAGGCGGGGCTGGCGGAGTCCGCCAACGCGCTCGCCTGGGAGGAGACCGAGGGCAGCCCCTACGGCAACGGCCTGGTGGTGCCCGCGGGTCAGGAGGATGACGAGAACATTGCCAAGCTCGACGAGCTGCTGCACAGCGAGGACGTCCGCGCCTTCATGGAGGAGGAGTGGAACGGCGTTGTGCTGCCCCTGGAGGGCGGCGGCGAGTCCTGA